From the Pseudomonas sp. VD-NE ins genome, the window TAGGCGCCGAGGACATCGACGGGTTGGGCCACGCGAACAACGCGGTGTACGTGACCTGGCTGGAACGTTGCGCCTGGCGCCACTCGCAGCGTCTGGGTCTGGATCTGGTCGAGTATCGGCGACTGGATCGGGCGATGGCCGTGGTCCGTCACGAAATCGATTATCTGGCGGCGGCCTATGAAGGCGATGAACTGCAATTGGCGACGTGGATTGTCGATTGGGATCAACGCTTGAAGATGACCCGGCATTTCCAACTCAAGCGCCCGAGTGACAACACCACGCTGTTGCGTGCGCAAACCACGTTTGTCTGCATCGAACTGTCCACGGGCAAGCCGAAGCGCATGCCGGCTGAGTTCATCGAAGGCTACGGCCCGGCGATCCTTGCCTCAGCCTGACCCGATCCCTGTAGGAGCTGCCGAAGGCTGCGATCTTTTGATTTTGCTGTTTGCAGATCAAAATCAAGATCAAAAGATCGCAGCCTTCGGCAGCTCCTACAAGGGATCTGCGGTTTTTCTCGATATCCAGTAAACTGCCGCACGTTTTTCTTCAAGTAGTGTTTTCCCATGCAAATTGCTCTGGCGCCCATGGAGGGGTTGGTCGACGACATCCTTCGCGACGTGCTGACCCGCGTTGGCGGCATCGACTGGTGCGTCACCGAATTCATTCGCGTCAACGACCAGTTGCTCACGCCGGCCTATTTCCACAAGTTCGGCCCGGAGCTGCTCAACGGTGCCCGCACCGCGTCCGGTGTGCCATTGCGCGTGCAATTGCTCGGTTCCGACCCGGTGTGCCTGGCGGAAAACGCTGCACTGGCCTGCGAACTCGGCTCCGAGGTGATCGACCTCAACTTCGGCTGCC encodes:
- a CDS encoding thioesterase family protein, producing MGWDRATPFTIDLQVGAEDIDGLGHANNAVYVTWLERCAWRHSQRLGLDLVEYRRLDRAMAVVRHEIDYLAAAYEGDELQLATWIVDWDQRLKMTRHFQLKRPSDNTTLLRAQTTFVCIELSTGKPKRMPAEFIEGYGPAILASA